In the genome of Myxococcus stipitatus, one region contains:
- a CDS encoding SGNH/GDSL hydrolase family protein: MSFRRNGLSLAAVVAAGAVSGSAMASTINQNTSWTIDRSTSTTKYRVVAYGDSIYAGYNGGIGSVARRAAPVVQGEYLAQVWNTDMEVIRRTKSGARADDIYNNKIVSERSYMQAANTRVVMFEMCGNDYLQARSAFSDQTGTCNYSGLEAALAACTTYTERAMQAINQYATSAKVKIVSNIYYPGFDADNVQTGCKDAGTGASINKQVKFLPLLARSNWRTCSLAEKYGFKCADSFAEMMAADYDSNGDGRVDSEALRYVSGETEDAYVARITGALRGTLRDANTHFVNASTSYDYIQSDNTHPTYFGTTIGVNIFSGSGSGTGAPQFTDGQVVNGKNPEWNKSGHERMGWEGTRFNPSTP; encoded by the coding sequence ATGTCCTTCCGGCGCAATGGGCTGTCCTTGGCCGCTGTGGTCGCGGCTGGCGCGGTGAGCGGTAGCGCGATGGCGAGCACCATCAACCAGAACACGTCGTGGACCATCGACCGGTCCACGTCCACGACGAAGTACCGCGTGGTGGCGTACGGCGACTCCATCTATGCGGGCTACAACGGTGGAATCGGCAGTGTCGCCCGCCGCGCGGCCCCCGTGGTGCAGGGCGAGTACCTGGCGCAGGTCTGGAACACGGACATGGAGGTCATCCGCCGCACGAAGTCCGGCGCGCGCGCGGACGACATCTACAACAACAAGATTGTCTCCGAGCGCTCGTACATGCAGGCGGCCAACACGCGCGTCGTGATGTTCGAGATGTGCGGCAATGACTATCTCCAGGCCCGCAGCGCGTTCTCCGACCAGACGGGGACGTGTAACTACAGCGGCCTGGAGGCGGCGCTGGCGGCCTGTACGACGTACACGGAGAGGGCCATGCAGGCCATCAACCAGTACGCCACGTCCGCCAAGGTCAAGATTGTCTCCAACATCTACTACCCGGGCTTCGACGCGGACAACGTGCAGACGGGCTGCAAGGACGCCGGGACGGGCGCCTCCATCAACAAGCAGGTGAAGTTCCTCCCCCTGCTGGCGCGCAGCAACTGGCGCACGTGCAGCCTGGCGGAGAAGTACGGCTTCAAGTGCGCGGACTCGTTCGCGGAGATGATGGCCGCCGACTACGACTCCAACGGCGACGGCAGGGTGGACTCCGAGGCCCTGCGCTACGTCTCCGGTGAGACCGAGGACGCGTACGTGGCCCGCATCACCGGCGCGCTGCGCGGCACGCTGCGCGACGCGAACACGCACTTCGTCAACGCGAGCACCAGCTACGACTACATCCAGTCGGACAACACCCACCCGACGTACTTCGGCACCACCATCGGCGTGAACATCTTCTCGGGCTCGGGCTCCGGCACGGGCGCGCCCCAGTTCACCGATGGCCAGGTCGTCAACGGGAAGAACCCCGAGTGGAACAAGTCCGGCCACGAGCGCATGGGCTGGGAAGGCACGCGCTTCAACCCCTCCACGCCGTGA
- a CDS encoding IS4 family transposase has translation MPSADEGAFDRLCASLAPEWVEAALEATGTATVRKRRLPAEQVIWLVLGMALYRHRPIAELVERLDLALPGARPKPIARSAVAQARSRVGEEPLKWLFEKSADAWAHASARRHAWRGLALYGVDGTTARVPDSKENRKHFGGQVVGRGGGLSGYPMVRLVTLMALRSHLLAAAHFGPYGTDEREYALKVWPQVPDGSLCVLDRHFLNADILVPLARDGKNRHWLLRAKKNTAWRTVKRLGKGEEVVEMEVSYRTRQKDDSLPMRFVARAIRYQRKGFQPQWLLTSLLDAEAFPASEVVALYHERWELELGYDEVKTEMLERQEAIRSQKPGGVAQELWGVGLAYNLVRLEMERIAEEASVPPTRISFVMALRLIRDEWMWLAGASPGAIPKHLRRLREEVKRFILPLRRSHRRYPRAVKIKMSSYPRKRPRPVRRVRSRRPLRHVRS, from the coding sequence TTGCCCTCTGCGGATGAGGGGGCGTTCGACCGGCTGTGCGCGAGTCTCGCCCCGGAGTGGGTGGAGGCGGCGCTGGAGGCGACGGGGACAGCCACCGTCCGGAAACGTCGGCTACCCGCGGAGCAGGTCATCTGGCTGGTGCTGGGCATGGCGCTGTACCGGCACCGCCCCATCGCCGAGCTGGTGGAGCGGCTGGACCTGGCATTGCCTGGTGCCAGGCCGAAGCCGATTGCGAGGAGCGCGGTGGCGCAGGCCCGCTCTCGAGTAGGAGAGGAGCCGCTGAAGTGGCTCTTCGAGAAGAGCGCGGACGCGTGGGCCCACGCCAGCGCGCGTCGGCATGCATGGAGGGGGCTGGCCCTGTATGGAGTAGACGGCACGACAGCCCGGGTGCCGGACTCGAAGGAAAACCGAAAGCACTTTGGAGGACAGGTGGTCGGCCGGGGAGGAGGCCTCAGCGGCTACCCCATGGTTCGACTGGTCACGCTGATGGCCCTGCGCAGCCACCTGCTGGCGGCGGCGCACTTCGGGCCCTACGGGACGGATGAGCGCGAGTACGCCCTGAAGGTGTGGCCCCAGGTACCGGACGGTTCGCTGTGCGTGCTGGACCGCCACTTTCTCAACGCCGACATCCTCGTGCCGTTGGCGAGGGACGGGAAGAACCGCCACTGGCTGCTGCGCGCGAAGAAGAACACCGCCTGGCGCACGGTAAAGCGTTTAGGAAAAGGAGAGGAAGTGGTGGAAATGGAGGTGAGCTACCGCACCCGTCAGAAGGACGACTCCTTGCCCATGCGCTTCGTGGCACGTGCCATCCGTTACCAGCGCAAAGGCTTTCAGCCCCAGTGGTTGCTGACCTCGTTGCTGGACGCCGAAGCCTTCCCCGCCAGCGAAGTGGTGGCCCTCTACCACGAGAGGTGGGAGCTGGAACTCGGCTATGACGAGGTGAAGACGGAGATGCTGGAGAGGCAAGAGGCCATCCGCAGCCAGAAGCCCGGTGGGGTCGCCCAGGAACTCTGGGGCGTGGGATTGGCCTACAATCTGGTGCGGCTGGAGATGGAGCGCATTGCCGAAGAGGCCAGTGTGCCTCCCACCCGAATCAGCTTCGTCATGGCCCTGCGTCTCATCCGCGACGAGTGGATGTGGCTGGCCGGCGCGAGCCCCGGAGCGATTCCCAAACATCTGCGACGCCTGCGAGAAGAGGTAAAACGCTTCATCCTCCCGCTGCGGCGAAGCCATAGACGCTATCCGCGTGCGGTGAAAATCAAGATGAGCAGCTACCCACGGAAGCGTCCCCGCCCAGTCCGTCGAGTACGCTCCCGCAGGCCGCTACGTCATGTCCGTTCCTAA
- the lnt gene encoding apolipoprotein N-acyltransferase codes for MRGRLVEVSPSGAGSARFVGWVCALGATTVALWAFSLLQAPWTWLGWVALVPWLASVDHARTSREALVLGGVLSATFTAVVFSWFPRALHSYSGAPVWLCWTLLLLTAPVFQLQFPVTALARHLARRAVGTRAAWLPPVAGVLMFVGVEWLAPKPFADTLGQGLVYSERLRQGADLAGAPGLTLALLLVNECLLAAMVAFRTRGSALALRRLVAAGGIVLALMGYGAVRLHEVRAATQAEPLLVVGAVQANITSYEKLKAERGTYEVVRMVLDTHYALSDGLLREAPLDVLVWPETVYPTPFGVPKSEAGAELDTEISGYVSARAVPLIFGSYDVEDGREFNAAMFLSPSAGKGGAPERAVYRKSKLFPLTEWVPEAIDSEHLRAWLPWTGRWTPGPGPRTVVLRRGDGRLLRVAPLICYDSIFPSYVAEEVRQDADLLLTLSNDSWFSGSRGPGLHLTHAIFRSIETRRPQVRVTNSGVSALIDASGAVLTDIGDDQRGARVMRVPAATVRPSLALEWGNWLGPVALLLAVLLLGGAALGGRGTRL; via the coding sequence TTGAGGGGCAGGCTGGTGGAGGTCTCGCCTTCGGGCGCGGGCTCGGCGCGCTTCGTGGGTTGGGTGTGTGCGCTGGGGGCCACCACCGTGGCGCTGTGGGCCTTCTCGCTGCTCCAGGCGCCGTGGACGTGGTTGGGCTGGGTGGCGTTGGTGCCCTGGCTCGCGTCGGTGGACCACGCGCGGACGTCGCGTGAGGCGCTGGTGCTCGGGGGCGTGCTCAGCGCCACGTTCACCGCGGTCGTCTTCTCGTGGTTCCCCAGGGCCCTGCACTCCTATTCGGGGGCGCCCGTCTGGCTGTGCTGGACGCTGCTGTTGCTCACCGCGCCCGTGTTCCAGCTCCAGTTCCCCGTCACGGCGCTCGCGCGACATCTGGCTCGGCGCGCGGTGGGGACGCGGGCCGCGTGGCTTCCTCCCGTGGCGGGTGTTCTGATGTTCGTGGGCGTGGAGTGGCTTGCGCCCAAGCCCTTCGCGGACACGCTGGGACAGGGGCTCGTGTACTCGGAGCGGCTGCGCCAGGGCGCGGACCTCGCGGGGGCTCCGGGGCTCACGCTCGCGCTGCTGCTCGTCAATGAGTGTCTGCTCGCGGCGATGGTGGCGTTCCGCACGCGTGGGAGCGCGCTCGCGCTGCGCCGGTTGGTGGCCGCGGGGGGCATCGTGTTGGCGTTGATGGGCTACGGCGCCGTGCGGCTTCACGAGGTGCGCGCGGCGACGCAGGCGGAGCCATTGCTGGTCGTGGGCGCGGTGCAGGCCAACATCACGAGCTACGAGAAGCTCAAGGCGGAGCGGGGTACTTACGAAGTGGTGCGGATGGTGCTCGACACGCACTACGCCCTGTCGGATGGGCTGCTGCGCGAGGCTCCGCTGGATGTGCTCGTCTGGCCCGAGACGGTGTATCCGACGCCCTTCGGTGTGCCGAAGAGCGAGGCGGGCGCGGAGCTCGACACGGAGATCTCGGGCTATGTCTCCGCGCGCGCCGTGCCGCTCATCTTCGGCTCCTACGACGTGGAGGACGGGCGCGAGTTCAACGCCGCCATGTTCCTGTCGCCCTCGGCGGGGAAGGGCGGGGCGCCCGAGCGCGCGGTGTATCGCAAGTCCAAGCTCTTCCCGCTGACGGAGTGGGTGCCGGAGGCCATCGACTCGGAGCACCTTCGCGCGTGGCTTCCCTGGACGGGGCGATGGACTCCGGGGCCCGGGCCTCGGACGGTGGTGCTGCGGCGGGGCGATGGGCGGCTGCTCCGTGTCGCTCCGCTCATCTGCTACGACTCCATCTTCCCCTCGTACGTCGCGGAGGAGGTCCGGCAGGACGCGGACCTGCTGCTCACGCTGTCGAATGACTCGTGGTTCTCCGGCTCGCGAGGGCCCGGGCTGCACCTCACCCACGCCATCTTCCGCAGCATCGAGACGCGTCGGCCTCAGGTGCGCGTGACGAACTCGGGTGTCTCCGCGCTCATCGACGCGTCCGGGGCGGTGCTCACCGACATCGGGGATGACCAGCGGGGAGCTCGGGTCATGCGGGTGCCGGCGGCGACGGTGCGTCCCTCGCTGGCCTTGGAGTGGGGCAACTGGCTGGGGCCGGTGGCGCTGCTGCTGGCGGTCCTCTTGTTGGGCGGCGCGGCGCTGGGCGGCCGAGGCACCAGGCTCTAG
- a CDS encoding multicopper oxidase family protein has translation MAGARRIALPLLFITAATSCSKQGAAESPRAAQTALREFTGAYPLEARPNGKVRSFDIVAEPTEVELVDGRRLRVWAYNGQVPGPQLRIRLGETLRVRFSNKLPQETTIHWHGVRLPNAMDGVPNATQPPVKPGGTFVYEFTPKDAGTYWFHPHVRGSEQVERGLYGVLIVEDANPPPYSRDVMWVVDDWLLDSTGQVDPRFNTRHDLSHDGRWGNVITVNGRSREVLSVRPGERIRLRMLNSSNGRVVMPDFSGLAAKLIAVDGMYLREPIDPAGIELAPGNRIDLDITFNQSLAEPFTVVDRFSSRRPNPLANIVIEGEPVEPPTFASPARAHVPAWKTGLEVPEHHTFRLNARGGGPLGIEWTIDGKAFVDHAQHHHEEPILTLNQGQFYRLRYVNESARLHPIHHHGMFFRLLARNGVPVDEPFFRDTVLIRGRETVDLAMVPTDVGSWMVHCHILEHAEAGMMALIDVRAR, from the coding sequence GTGGCTGGCGCACGTCGTATCGCCCTTCCGCTGCTGTTCATCACCGCCGCCACCTCCTGCTCGAAGCAGGGGGCGGCCGAGTCTCCCCGCGCCGCGCAGACCGCGCTGCGTGAGTTCACGGGCGCCTATCCGTTGGAGGCTCGCCCCAACGGGAAGGTCCGCTCGTTCGACATCGTCGCCGAGCCCACCGAGGTCGAGCTCGTGGACGGCCGCCGCCTGCGCGTCTGGGCCTACAACGGCCAGGTGCCGGGTCCGCAGCTGCGCATCCGCCTGGGCGAGACGCTGCGGGTCCGCTTCTCCAACAAGCTGCCGCAGGAGACCACCATCCACTGGCACGGCGTGCGTCTGCCCAACGCCATGGATGGCGTGCCGAATGCCACGCAGCCTCCCGTGAAGCCCGGGGGAACGTTCGTCTACGAGTTCACTCCGAAGGACGCGGGCACGTACTGGTTCCATCCGCACGTGCGCGGCAGCGAGCAGGTGGAGCGCGGGCTGTACGGCGTGCTCATCGTCGAGGACGCCAACCCTCCGCCCTACAGCCGCGACGTGATGTGGGTGGTGGACGACTGGCTGCTGGACTCGACGGGGCAGGTGGACCCGCGCTTCAACACCCGACATGACCTGTCTCACGATGGACGGTGGGGCAACGTCATCACGGTGAACGGGCGCTCGCGCGAGGTGCTGAGCGTGCGTCCGGGGGAGCGCATCCGGCTGCGCATGCTCAACTCGTCGAACGGGCGCGTGGTGATGCCGGACTTCTCCGGGCTGGCCGCGAAGCTCATCGCCGTGGATGGGATGTATCTGCGCGAGCCCATCGACCCGGCGGGCATCGAGCTGGCCCCCGGCAACCGCATCGACCTGGACATCACCTTCAACCAGAGCCTGGCCGAGCCCTTCACCGTCGTGGACCGGTTCTCCTCACGGCGTCCCAACCCGCTCGCGAACATCGTCATCGAGGGCGAGCCCGTGGAGCCTCCCACCTTCGCGTCTCCCGCTCGCGCACACGTCCCCGCGTGGAAGACGGGCCTGGAGGTGCCCGAGCACCACACTTTCCGGCTGAATGCACGCGGGGGAGGGCCGCTCGGCATCGAGTGGACCATCGACGGCAAGGCGTTCGTCGACCACGCGCAGCACCACCACGAAGAGCCGATTCTCACGCTGAACCAGGGCCAGTTCTATCGCCTGCGCTACGTCAACGAGTCGGCCCGACTGCATCCCATCCACCACCACGGGATGTTCTTCCGGCTGCTCGCGCGCAACGGCGTGCCCGTGGATGAGCCGTTCTTCCGAGACACCGTGCTCATCCGCGGACGCGAGACGGTGGACCTCGCGATGGTCCCCACCGACGTGGGCTCGTGGATGGTGCACTGCCACATCCTCGAGCACGCCGAGGCCGGGATGATGGCGCTGATTGACGTGCGCGCTCGCTGA
- a CDS encoding GMC family oxidoreductase gives MSTSKTIFDAVVVGSGACGGWAAKQLTEAGLNVLVLEAGRSERSDRLLWLWHRIRQKLLGYRAESDDSRKQRQSVQSTTFAWPFHPHAFVDDVDNPYTTPKDAPFSWIRARQVGGRTSVKAHGRQFYRLSDFNFKAGSRDGQGPDWPLTLEDLRPHYETVERWMGIHGNADGLDTLPDSVFASHIPMNPAEQRLKERVERRWPERRVVVRRTASAPVTLPAALKTGRLTLRTHAVVDQVLYDAKTGRASGVTYVDTRTGKTLEARARVVVLAAGTIETTRLLLHSRSAAFPEGLGNSSGQLGRNLMDHTYLLGIEARMNLPPEQQRAEQSWAYIPQFRNVTSQEDGFARGYGVQVFTFADTCHFVPFGEMVPRPGNRVTLSTTVKDRWGIPAAHIDCRHSDNELKMSADAVATCQEMMKEAGFTVEKVNDALSTPGMAIHEVGTARMGSDPKTSVLNPWNQSWDVSNLYVMDGASFPSQGPQNPTLTMMALAVRASAHVVSELKAGRL, from the coding sequence GTGAGCACGTCCAAGACGATTTTCGATGCGGTGGTGGTGGGCTCCGGAGCATGTGGTGGGTGGGCGGCCAAGCAGCTCACGGAAGCAGGGCTGAACGTCCTCGTGCTGGAGGCGGGCCGGAGTGAGCGCTCGGACCGGCTGCTCTGGCTGTGGCACCGCATCCGGCAGAAGCTGCTGGGCTATCGCGCGGAGTCGGATGACTCTCGCAAGCAGCGCCAGTCGGTGCAATCCACCACCTTCGCGTGGCCCTTCCATCCCCACGCCTTCGTGGACGATGTCGACAATCCCTACACCACGCCGAAGGACGCGCCCTTCTCGTGGATTCGCGCGCGGCAGGTCGGTGGGCGCACGTCCGTGAAGGCGCACGGCCGCCAGTTCTATCGGCTGTCTGATTTCAACTTCAAGGCGGGCAGCCGCGACGGACAAGGGCCGGACTGGCCCCTCACCCTCGAGGACCTCCGGCCTCACTACGAGACGGTGGAGCGGTGGATGGGCATCCACGGCAACGCGGACGGGCTCGACACCCTGCCCGACTCCGTCTTCGCCTCGCACATCCCGATGAACCCCGCCGAGCAACGGCTGAAGGAGCGCGTCGAGCGCCGCTGGCCGGAGCGCCGCGTGGTGGTCCGCCGCACCGCCTCCGCGCCCGTCACCCTCCCCGCGGCGCTGAAGACGGGCCGCCTCACCCTGCGCACGCACGCGGTGGTGGACCAGGTGCTGTACGACGCGAAGACGGGCCGCGCCTCGGGCGTCACCTACGTCGACACGCGCACGGGCAAGACGCTGGAGGCCCGCGCCCGCGTGGTGGTGCTCGCCGCGGGGACCATCGAGACGACGCGCCTGCTCCTGCACTCGAGGAGCGCGGCGTTCCCCGAGGGCCTCGGCAACTCGTCGGGGCAGCTGGGCCGCAACCTGATGGACCACACGTACCTGCTCGGCATCGAGGCGCGGATGAACCTGCCGCCCGAGCAGCAGCGCGCCGAGCAGAGCTGGGCGTACATCCCCCAGTTCCGCAACGTCACCTCCCAGGAGGACGGCTTCGCGCGAGGCTACGGCGTGCAGGTCTTCACCTTCGCGGACACGTGTCACTTCGTGCCCTTCGGGGAGATGGTGCCGCGCCCGGGCAACCGCGTGACGTTGAGCACCACGGTGAAGGACCGCTGGGGGATTCCGGCGGCGCACATCGACTGCCGTCACTCGGACAACGAGCTGAAGATGTCCGCGGACGCCGTGGCCACGTGCCAGGAGATGATGAAGGAGGCGGGCTTCACGGTGGAGAAGGTGAACGACGCCCTCTCCACCCCGGGCATGGCCATCCACGAGGTGGGCACCGCGCGCATGGGCTCGGACCCGAAGACGTCCGTGCTCAACCCGTGGAACCAGAGCTGGGACGTGTCCAACCTCTACGTCATGGACGGCGCCAGCTTCCCCTCGCAGGGCCCGCAGAACCCCACGCTGACCATGATGGCGCTCGCCGTGCGAGCCAGCGCCCACGTCGTCAGCGAGCTCAAGGCCGGCAGGCTCTAG